Proteins co-encoded in one Deinococcus roseus genomic window:
- a CDS encoding PaaI family thioesterase: MNPNFPTPQEIQTFSPEMLAARLTGIPGTLGEKLGVVITHANPQRVLATLPVEGNRQPAGRLHGGASIALAEELASVGSWLNLDVTTQVAVGVDINATHVRGVTSGTVQAEATLAYQGRSVMVWNIVLRDERGKETCLARCTCQVIKR, from the coding sequence ATGAACCCCAACTTCCCCACCCCACAGGAAATCCAGACCTTCAGCCCTGAAATGCTGGCCGCCCGCCTCACCGGAATTCCAGGCACCCTGGGTGAAAAACTCGGGGTGGTGATCACCCACGCCAACCCCCAGAGGGTGCTGGCCACCCTGCCTGTGGAAGGCAACCGTCAACCTGCAGGAAGGCTGCATGGCGGGGCCAGCATTGCCCTGGCCGAAGAACTCGCCAGTGTGGGCTCCTGGCTGAACCTGGATGTCACCACCCAGGTGGCGGTGGGGGTGGACATCAACGCCACCCATGTGCGGGGTGTCACCTCTGGCACCGTGCAGGCAGAAGCCACCCTGGCCTACCAGGGACGCTCTGTGATGGTCTGGAACATTGTGCTGAGGGATGAACGGGGCAAAGAAACCTGCCTGGCCCGCTGCACCTGCCAGGTGATCAAGCGCTGA